The Micromonospora sp. NBC_00421 genome contains a region encoding:
- a CDS encoding S8/S53 family peptidase, giving the protein MDRTRSATHRPGAGRRRYLATVVVATLAAGLVATTSVDATAATVPGGPAGVPGTTSAEPLAFRVDPGLAAPRLSLDPVGRTGTGREVGVVAGPDGSPAGLVLDEVMVHVAGQAELDAFLARWGGQVLDSFAPDAEGQDHLVRVDAGRADPAGLVADLLAAEPRQSGGYRVGDERALRLLALAAAEWRTGTELVLDWLVEPSGIVDGQVFEAPDIGKNVFDWTFMRAGGALDIGVAPAWQLLESKGKLTKQVKYLVQDGGFQSNADFPSKVSLHKAEWGETNTNDCTGGSACPWHATDVVLAGMGRVDNDYGTAGPAGPVVQELVGVRNGIDYWTVLRRLEKAAEATHPDVVNLSFSRDVNLGGNHARTWTDRRMKHVRDTGALIVAAAGNNGTNVDGDTLWVPCESTHVMCVGGMNTNATVAGGSNWGTKDLTTSVEIYGPMCVAGLTDPGTPAVNTTKTTCGTSVASPFVGGVAALVMAADPTLTSEQVRAILNGTAHVGGLGAKVTGSQRRVDALAAVAEALGVTVGKPTVHISTPKTKQKFGVNQSVDLWGTATDFLGKEIPLTWTSSIDGELATGSQTFVPSLSAGSHVITASATDSLGRTGSASVTVTVVDSPTTVGIISPPAGSTLPAGQPVGLLGTSNDPDLFGQLPDAKVSWTVRRGNTVVLEKTGHQALLPANAVTPGAYTVTFAAGGASVQRAFSVTSAPAGQSRPTATITLPASALELTTIEAGPKSVALAGTGVDVEDGAVAGTRFRWTAYGDGGVKQVLCQGSGVPTGEPVDDKGTPKNCASFTAALAQLTSGTDTTTWSVWLEVFDSTGLVGTDSVPVRIRRLTP; this is encoded by the coding sequence ATGGACAGGACACGTTCCGCGACACACCGACCGGGCGCCGGGAGACGCCGGTACCTGGCCACCGTAGTGGTGGCGACGCTCGCCGCCGGACTCGTCGCGACCACCTCGGTGGACGCCACCGCCGCCACCGTGCCGGGCGGACCGGCCGGGGTGCCGGGCACCACCAGTGCCGAGCCACTGGCCTTCCGGGTCGACCCGGGCCTGGCCGCGCCACGGCTGTCGCTCGACCCCGTCGGCCGCACCGGCACCGGTCGCGAGGTCGGCGTGGTGGCCGGACCGGACGGCTCCCCCGCCGGCCTGGTGCTCGACGAGGTCATGGTGCACGTCGCCGGCCAGGCCGAACTGGACGCCTTCCTGGCCCGCTGGGGTGGTCAGGTGCTCGATTCGTTCGCACCGGACGCCGAGGGGCAGGACCACCTGGTCCGGGTGGACGCCGGTCGGGCCGACCCGGCGGGACTGGTCGCCGACCTGCTCGCCGCCGAGCCGCGTCAGTCCGGCGGGTACCGGGTCGGTGACGAGCGGGCGCTGCGGCTGCTCGCGCTGGCCGCCGCCGAGTGGCGGACGGGCACCGAACTGGTCCTCGACTGGCTGGTGGAGCCGTCCGGCATCGTCGACGGCCAGGTGTTCGAGGCTCCCGACATCGGCAAGAACGTCTTCGACTGGACGTTCATGCGGGCCGGTGGCGCGCTGGACATCGGGGTCGCGCCGGCCTGGCAGCTACTCGAGAGCAAGGGCAAGCTGACCAAGCAGGTGAAGTACCTGGTGCAGGACGGCGGGTTCCAGTCCAACGCCGACTTCCCGAGCAAGGTGTCGCTGCACAAGGCGGAGTGGGGCGAGACCAACACCAACGACTGCACCGGTGGTTCGGCCTGCCCGTGGCACGCCACCGACGTGGTGCTCGCCGGGATGGGTCGGGTCGACAACGACTACGGCACCGCCGGTCCGGCCGGTCCGGTGGTCCAGGAGCTGGTGGGCGTCCGCAACGGCATCGACTACTGGACGGTCCTGCGGCGGCTGGAGAAGGCCGCCGAGGCGACCCACCCGGACGTGGTCAACCTCAGCTTCAGCCGGGACGTCAACCTCGGCGGCAACCACGCGCGCACATGGACCGACCGCCGGATGAAGCACGTCAGGGACACCGGTGCGCTGATCGTCGCCGCCGCCGGCAACAACGGCACGAACGTCGACGGCGACACCCTCTGGGTGCCCTGCGAGAGCACCCACGTCATGTGCGTGGGCGGGATGAACACGAACGCGACGGTGGCGGGCGGGTCGAACTGGGGCACCAAGGACCTCACCACGTCGGTGGAGATCTACGGTCCGATGTGTGTGGCGGGCCTGACCGATCCGGGCACGCCGGCGGTCAACACCACGAAGACCACCTGCGGCACCAGCGTGGCCTCGCCGTTCGTGGGCGGGGTCGCTGCCCTGGTGATGGCCGCCGACCCGACGCTCACCTCCGAGCAGGTCCGGGCCATCCTCAACGGCACCGCCCACGTCGGCGGGCTGGGCGCCAAGGTGACAGGCAGCCAGCGCCGGGTCGACGCGCTGGCCGCCGTCGCCGAGGCGCTGGGCGTCACCGTGGGCAAGCCCACGGTGCACATCAGCACCCCGAAGACCAAGCAGAAGTTCGGGGTGAACCAGTCGGTGGACCTGTGGGGCACCGCCACCGACTTCCTGGGCAAGGAGATCCCGCTCACCTGGACCAGCAGCATCGACGGTGAACTGGCCACCGGGTCGCAGACGTTCGTGCCGTCGCTCTCCGCCGGCAGCCACGTCATCACCGCCAGCGCCACCGACAGCCTCGGGCGTACCGGGTCGGCGTCGGTGACCGTCACGGTGGTGGACAGCCCGACGACGGTGGGGATCATCTCGCCACCGGCGGGGTCGACCCTCCCGGCGGGGCAGCCGGTCGGGCTGCTCGGCACCTCGAACGATCCGGACCTCTTCGGGCAACTCCCGGACGCGAAGGTGTCGTGGACGGTCCGGCGTGGCAACACGGTGGTCCTGGAGAAGACCGGCCACCAGGCGCTGCTGCCGGCGAACGCGGTCACGCCGGGGGCGTACACCGTGACGTTCGCGGCGGGTGGCGCGAGCGTGCAGCGTGCCTTCTCGGTCACCTCGGCACCGGCCGGGCAGTCCCGGCCGACCGCCACGATCACCCTGCCGGCGTCGGCCCTGGAGTTGACCACGATCGAGGCCGGGCCGAAGTCGGTCGCGTTGGCCGGGACCGGGGTCGACGTCGAGGACGGCGCGGTCGCCGGGACCCGCTTCCGGTGGACCGCGTACGGCGACGGTGGCGTCAAGCAGGTGCTGTGCCAGGGCAGCGGGGTGCCCACCGGCGAGCCGGTCGACGACAAGGGCACGCCGAAGAACTGTGCGTCCTTCACCGCGGCGCTGGCCCAGCTGACCAGTGGCACCGACACCACCACCTGGTCGGTCTGGCTGGAGGTCTTCGACTCGACGGGACTGGTCGGCACGGACTCCGTGCCGGTCCGGATCCGGCGGCTCACCCCCTGA
- a CDS encoding RNA polymerase sigma factor translates to MDVTAQDDRAIVELLRRGDRAGLEGIYRRYADRLYTYARMMLGEPEAAADAVHDAFLLAGQRIDQLRDPDRLRPWLYAIVRTECLRQLRQRSRSAPLTEAAEPVADAADPAAAVNADQVRDLVHLAIAALNPGDREVVHLAIRHDLSSVDVGAALGVSANHAHARLSRARSQLERALGALLVARSGARDCPALADLLDGWQGRLTPTLRKRVARHVDDCARCGLLRREQCNPAALLTAYTAPGFLVVAETVWPRLADADPTALQAVAAGPPAEVPAGPPADVPVGSGDGAGAVPAVGPVPVVPPDDAVAPDESAPPGNAVVPGDVVARGDAVARGGSVARGGSVASRAAVQSVRVTPVATAATAARGRRDRRRWLTLAGVLLFLVAVGTWALAPGRPVAERVADTSGAPFNGLAGPSVAATTAGAPGRTVPTSGPPGVDGPPTPGALPVDATTIAGSGPGRPPAASRPAGTPQIAAPFTVSANAHVRCGAGTYSLVVRVTGSATIDSAWVRWTPADGAPESRAMTVDGSSARATVGQLRASAVTWSVRLTAADGRVAGSRSYTVQDTCVRPG, encoded by the coding sequence ATGGACGTGACGGCGCAGGACGACCGGGCGATCGTCGAGTTGCTGCGGCGGGGGGACCGGGCCGGCCTGGAGGGCATCTACCGGCGGTACGCCGACCGGCTCTACACGTACGCCCGGATGATGCTGGGCGAGCCGGAGGCGGCGGCGGACGCCGTCCACGACGCGTTCCTCCTCGCTGGTCAGCGCATCGACCAGCTGCGCGACCCGGACCGGCTGCGGCCCTGGCTGTACGCGATCGTGCGGACCGAGTGCCTGCGGCAGTTGCGGCAGCGGTCCCGTTCCGCGCCCCTGACGGAGGCGGCCGAGCCGGTGGCCGACGCCGCCGACCCGGCCGCTGCCGTCAATGCCGACCAGGTACGCGACCTGGTGCACCTGGCGATCGCCGCACTCAACCCCGGCGACCGTGAGGTGGTGCACCTGGCGATCCGCCACGACCTGTCCTCCGTCGACGTCGGCGCGGCGCTCGGGGTGTCCGCCAACCATGCGCACGCCCGGCTGTCCCGGGCCCGCTCCCAGCTCGAACGGGCGCTCGGTGCGCTGCTCGTCGCCCGCAGCGGAGCCCGGGACTGCCCGGCCCTGGCCGACCTGCTCGACGGTTGGCAGGGCCGGCTCACCCCGACCCTGCGCAAGCGGGTCGCCCGACACGTCGACGACTGCGCCCGGTGCGGGCTGCTCCGACGCGAACAGTGCAACCCGGCGGCGCTGCTGACCGCGTACACGGCACCGGGCTTCCTCGTGGTCGCCGAGACGGTGTGGCCGAGACTCGCGGACGCTGACCCGACCGCCCTCCAGGCCGTTGCCGCCGGGCCGCCTGCGGAGGTGCCTGCCGGGCCACCCGCCGACGTGCCTGTCGGGTCGGGAGACGGGGCCGGTGCCGTACCGGCTGTCGGACCCGTGCCGGTGGTGCCCCCGGACGATGCGGTGGCCCCGGATGAATCTGCGCCCCCGGGCAATGCGGTGGTTCCGGGCGATGTGGTGGCCCGGGGCGATGCGGTGGCCCGGGGCGGATCGGTGGCCCGGGGCGGATCGGTGGCGTCGCGTGCCGCCGTCCAGTCGGTCCGGGTGACTCCGGTGGCGACCGCCGCGACCGCGGCCCGGGGCCGGCGGGACCGGCGGCGGTGGCTCACGCTCGCCGGCGTTCTGTTGTTCCTCGTCGCGGTCGGTACCTGGGCGCTCGCACCTGGCAGGCCGGTCGCCGAGCGGGTGGCGGACACGTCCGGCGCGCCGTTCAACGGATTGGCGGGGCCGTCGGTCGCTGCCACCACCGCCGGTGCCCCCGGCCGGACGGTGCCGACCTCCGGCCCGCCCGGTGTCGATGGCCCGCCCACGCCCGGTGCGCTGCCGGTTGACGCCACCACGATCGCCGGGTCGGGCCCGGGCCGCCCGCCGGCCGCGTCCCGGCCGGCCGGGACGCCGCAGATCGCCGCCCCTTTCACGGTGTCGGCGAACGCACACGTGCGCTGCGGTGCGGGCACCTACAGCCTGGTCGTCCGCGTCACCGGCAGCGCCACGATCGACAGCGCCTGGGTGCGGTGGACCCCTGCCGACGGCGCACCGGAGAGCCGGGCCATGACGGTGGACGGGTCGTCCGCGCGGGCGACCGTCGGGCAGCTGCGCGCGTCGGCTGTTACCTGGTCGGTACGGCTGACCGCCGCCGACGGCCGGGTGGCGGGAAGCCGGTCGTACACGGTGCAGGACACGTGTGTGCGGCCGGGCTGA
- a CDS encoding ice-binding family protein — translation MTVTTSRRPRRAVLAALATIAAGVTATAVLILSGTGASAAEAPVGLGTAANFSVLAGSTVTNTGATFLEQSLGVSPGNTAPGFPPGTVGGEIHLGDAVALQAKNDLTTAYNDAAGRTPFTVLPAELGGTTLTPGVYRLAAAQLTGQLTLDTQGDPAAVFIFQIESTLTTASNSSVVFINGASPCNVYWQVGSSATIGTGTQFVGNILAQTSITMTTGATLQGRALAQTGAVTLDTNTITTPACLQPTGTPTTGTPTATPTATPTATPTATPTATPTGTPTGTPTGTPTGQPTGTPTGQPTGTPTGQPTPSRTKLPVTGGSGGSTLVPVLTGVGSLAVATGAALLTLLHRRRRTS, via the coding sequence TTGACTGTCACCACATCGCGCCGCCCACGACGCGCCGTCCTGGCGGCGCTGGCTACCATCGCCGCCGGCGTCACCGCCACCGCCGTGCTGATTCTCAGCGGCACCGGCGCGAGCGCCGCGGAAGCGCCGGTCGGCCTGGGCACCGCCGCGAACTTCTCCGTACTCGCCGGTTCCACCGTGACCAACACCGGCGCGACGTTCCTCGAACAGAGCCTGGGCGTCTCTCCCGGCAACACCGCGCCCGGCTTCCCGCCGGGCACCGTCGGCGGCGAGATCCACCTCGGCGACGCCGTGGCCCTCCAGGCCAAGAACGACCTCACCACCGCCTACAACGACGCCGCCGGACGCACACCCTTCACCGTCCTGCCTGCGGAACTCGGCGGCACCACCCTCACCCCCGGCGTCTACCGCCTCGCCGCCGCACAACTGACCGGGCAGCTCACCCTGGACACCCAGGGCGACCCGGCAGCCGTGTTCATCTTCCAGATCGAGTCGACCCTCACCACCGCCTCCAACAGCAGCGTGGTCTTCATCAACGGCGCCTCACCCTGCAACGTCTACTGGCAGGTCGGTAGCTCGGCGACCATCGGCACCGGCACCCAGTTCGTCGGCAACATCCTCGCCCAGACGTCGATCACGATGACCACCGGCGCCACCCTCCAGGGCCGCGCGCTCGCCCAGACCGGTGCCGTCACCCTCGACACCAACACCATCACCACCCCTGCCTGCCTGCAACCCACCGGCACCCCCACCACCGGCACGCCGACGGCCACGCCGACGGCCACGCCGACGGCCACGCCGACGGCCACGCCGACGGCCACGCCGACGGGCACGCCGACGGGCACCCCGACCGGCACCCCGACCGGGCAGCCGACGGGCACGCCGACGGGGCAGCCCACCGGCACCCCGACCGGGCAGCCCACCCCCAGCCGCACCAAACTGCCCGTCACGGGTGGCAGTGGTGGCAGCACGTTGGTGCCCGTCCTGACCGGTGTCGGCAGCCTCGCCGTCGCCACCGGTGCGGCACTGCTGACACTGCTGCACCGACGCCGTAGGACGTCCTGA
- a CDS encoding metalloregulator ArsR/SmtB family transcription factor produces MGYASMVDEVAAAIADPIRRGILELLRDGDLPAGEIADRFPVSRPAVSRHLRVLRESGLVRSELVGRQRLYRLDADRFTALVDWLAGFRRPRGWAHHLDALETEVHRTRRERRTRDRPHRAVGETA; encoded by the coding sequence ATGGGTTACGCTTCAATGGTGGACGAGGTGGCGGCGGCGATCGCCGATCCGATCCGCCGCGGCATCCTCGAACTGCTGCGGGACGGCGATCTGCCCGCCGGGGAGATCGCCGACCGCTTCCCGGTCAGCAGGCCGGCGGTCAGCCGCCACCTACGGGTGCTCAGGGAGAGCGGCCTGGTGCGGAGCGAGCTGGTGGGCCGGCAGCGGCTCTACCGGCTCGACGCCGACCGGTTCACCGCGCTCGTCGACTGGCTCGCCGGGTTCCGCCGCCCACGCGGCTGGGCGCACCACCTCGACGCGCTGGAGACGGAGGTGCACCGCACCCGCCGTGAGCGCCGCACCCGCGACAGGCCGCACCGAGCAGTAGGAGAGACCGCATGA
- a CDS encoding SRPBCC family protein, translated as MTGTPSGQLFRTVTGTDLVLVRTFRAPIEDVWASVTEPDRTARWFGRWEGDAGPGRTIRLQMAFEEGTPWTELRIESCEAPRHLAVSATDESGGWRIELVLTETAGTTELRFTHHLDSEVHVGEIGPGWEYYLDLLVAAGTDAVAGTDALMAAGTATPRVDFGDYYPAMKPYFEELRTRRT; from the coding sequence ATGACAGGCACCCCCAGCGGGCAGCTGTTCCGCACCGTCACCGGCACCGACCTGGTGCTGGTGCGTACCTTCCGCGCCCCGATCGAGGACGTCTGGGCGAGCGTCACCGAACCCGACCGGACAGCCCGCTGGTTCGGGCGGTGGGAGGGGGACGCCGGCCCCGGCCGGACGATCCGGTTGCAGATGGCGTTCGAGGAGGGGACGCCCTGGACCGAGCTGAGGATCGAGTCGTGCGAGGCCCCCCGGCACCTGGCCGTGTCGGCGACCGACGAGTCCGGCGGTTGGCGGATCGAGCTGGTGCTGACCGAGACGGCCGGCACCACCGAGCTGCGGTTCACCCACCACCTCGACAGCGAGGTGCACGTGGGCGAGATCGGCCCCGGCTGGGAGTACTACCTCGACCTGCTGGTGGCCGCCGGTACCGACGCCGTCGCCGGTACCGACGCGCTGATGGCCGCCGGTACCGCCACCCCGAGGGTCGACTTCGGCGACTACTACCCGGCGATGAAGCCGTACTTCGAGGAGCTGCGTACCCGGCGCACCTGA
- the argS gene encoding arginine--tRNA ligase → MDLERLLTDRLTPAFTAVAGEPVAPVVRRSSRADFQSDAALALARRLGRPPREIAGAVLDRAVLDDVCAAVEVSGPGFVNLTIADDALAAMVAALAGDDRLGVPVAADPETVVVDYSGPNVAKEMHVGHLRSTVIGDAAVRLLGWLGHRVVRVNHLGDWGTPFGMLIAHLVDLGEAGAAQELSIGDLDGFYRAARSKFDADPEFRARARQQVVALQGGDQEARRLWRLLVAQSQRYFLTVYRLLDVTLTEDDFRGESAYDDRLGTVVADLDRLGLLTDSAGATCAFPPGFTGRDGAPLPLIVRKGDGGYGYPATDLAALRLRTGELGATRLLYVVGLPQRQHFAMVFAVAGQAGWLGPQARAEHLGFGSVLGPDGRMLRSRAGESVKLVDLLTEAVTRATALARTKNPELDEASAAEIGRVVGIGAIKYADLSTDRTRDYVLDWERMLALDGNTAPYLQYAYARTRAVSRRAGTQVGADARIVLGEPAERALAFELLGFAAVVDEVARTAEFHHLAGYLHRLATRFSAFYERCPVLRADGELRASRLLLTELTGRTLRQGLHLLGIRTVERM, encoded by the coding sequence ATGGATCTTGAAAGGCTGCTCACCGACCGGCTGACGCCGGCGTTCACCGCCGTGGCCGGCGAACCGGTCGCCCCGGTGGTACGGCGCTCGTCGCGCGCGGACTTCCAGTCCGACGCGGCGCTGGCGCTGGCGCGGCGGCTCGGCCGGCCGCCGCGCGAGATCGCCGGGGCGGTGCTGGACCGCGCGGTCCTCGACGACGTCTGTGCGGCGGTGGAGGTTTCCGGGCCCGGCTTCGTCAACCTGACGATCGCCGACGACGCGTTGGCCGCGATGGTCGCCGCCCTGGCCGGCGACGACCGGCTCGGGGTGCCGGTGGCCGCCGATCCGGAGACCGTGGTGGTCGACTACTCGGGGCCCAACGTGGCGAAGGAGATGCACGTCGGGCACCTGCGCTCGACTGTCATCGGCGACGCGGCGGTACGGCTGCTGGGCTGGCTCGGGCACCGGGTCGTCCGGGTCAACCACCTGGGCGACTGGGGCACCCCCTTCGGGATGCTGATCGCGCACCTGGTGGACCTCGGTGAGGCCGGGGCGGCGCAGGAGCTGTCCATCGGCGACCTGGACGGGTTCTACCGGGCGGCCCGCTCGAAGTTCGACGCCGACCCGGAGTTCCGGGCGCGGGCCCGGCAGCAGGTGGTCGCGTTGCAGGGCGGTGACCAGGAGGCCCGGCGGCTGTGGCGGCTGCTGGTCGCGCAGTCCCAGCGGTACTTCCTGACCGTGTACCGGCTGCTCGACGTGACCCTGACCGAGGACGACTTCCGGGGCGAGAGCGCCTACGACGACCGGCTCGGCACGGTGGTGGCCGACCTCGACCGGCTCGGGTTGCTGACCGACAGCGCCGGGGCGACCTGTGCCTTCCCTCCCGGGTTCACCGGACGGGACGGCGCCCCGCTGCCGTTGATCGTGCGCAAGGGCGACGGCGGCTACGGCTACCCCGCGACGGACCTGGCCGCGCTGCGGCTGCGCACCGGCGAGCTGGGCGCGACCCGGCTGCTCTACGTGGTCGGCCTGCCGCAGCGGCAGCACTTCGCGATGGTGTTCGCGGTGGCCGGGCAGGCCGGTTGGTTGGGGCCGCAGGCCCGCGCCGAGCACCTCGGCTTCGGCTCGGTCCTCGGCCCGGACGGGCGGATGCTGCGCAGCCGGGCCGGGGAGTCGGTGAAGCTGGTCGACCTGCTGACGGAGGCGGTGACCCGGGCGACCGCACTGGCCCGGACCAAGAACCCCGAGCTGGACGAGGCGAGCGCGGCCGAGATCGGCCGGGTCGTCGGCATCGGGGCGATCAAGTACGCCGACCTGTCCACCGACCGGACCCGCGACTACGTGCTGGACTGGGAGCGGATGCTCGCCCTGGACGGCAACACCGCCCCCTACCTCCAGTACGCGTACGCCCGGACCAGGGCGGTGTCGCGGCGGGCCGGCACGCAGGTCGGCGCGGACGCCCGGATCGTGCTCGGAGAGCCGGCCGAACGGGCGCTGGCGTTCGAGCTGCTCGGGTTCGCCGCCGTCGTCGACGAGGTGGCCCGGACGGCGGAGTTCCACCACCTCGCCGGCTACCTGCACCGGCTGGCCACCCGGTTCAGCGCGTTCTACGAACGGTGCCCGGTGCTGCGGGCGGACGGGGAACTGCGGGCGAGCCGACTGCTGCTGACCGAGCTGACCGGGCGGACCCTGCGGCAGGGGCTGCACCTGCTCGGCATCCGCACGGTCGAACGGATGTGA
- the trpS gene encoding tryptophan--tRNA ligase: protein MSVSRMLTGDRPTGRLHLGHYVGSIANRVALHHRHESFFIIADLHMLTTRNSRDDIAAVSGNAREMVTDILSCGVDPARAAFYLQSAIPEVGDLNTLLQNLVTVPRLERVPSVREMARDAGRDEIPYGLLGYPVLQAADILCVRAHVVPVGRDNAAHVEVTREIARRFNHLYGDVFPVPELIMSATPTLVGTDGQAKMSKSRGNAIALSDDPATVRRKVMGMYTDPNRVRADVPGTVEGNPVFAYHAVFNPDREQVAEFAARYRAGRIGDVEVKEALAGALNRFLDPIRERRARIEAQPGLVDQLIVEGTERTRERVRATLVEVRRAMGLTAAYQQVRRRAVATGSS from the coding sequence ATGTCCGTCTCACGGATGCTCACCGGCGACCGCCCGACCGGGCGACTGCACCTCGGCCACTACGTCGGCAGCATCGCCAACCGGGTGGCGCTGCACCATCGGCACGAGAGTTTCTTCATCATCGCCGACCTGCACATGTTGACCACCCGTAACAGCCGGGACGACATCGCCGCGGTGTCCGGCAACGCCCGGGAGATGGTCACCGACATCCTCTCCTGCGGTGTCGACCCCGCGAGGGCGGCGTTCTATCTGCAGTCGGCCATTCCCGAGGTCGGCGACCTCAACACGCTGTTGCAGAACCTGGTGACCGTGCCCCGGCTGGAACGGGTGCCGTCGGTGCGGGAGATGGCCCGGGACGCGGGACGCGACGAGATCCCGTACGGGCTGCTCGGTTATCCCGTCCTCCAGGCCGCCGACATCCTGTGTGTCCGGGCGCACGTGGTACCGGTCGGCAGGGACAACGCCGCGCACGTCGAGGTGACCCGGGAGATCGCCAGGCGGTTCAACCACCTCTACGGCGACGTCTTCCCGGTGCCGGAGCTGATCATGTCGGCCACGCCGACCCTGGTCGGCACCGACGGACAGGCCAAGATGAGCAAGTCCCGGGGCAACGCCATCGCGCTCTCCGACGACCCGGCCACGGTCCGCCGCAAGGTCATGGGGATGTACACCGACCCGAACCGGGTCCGGGCCGACGTACCGGGGACGGTGGAGGGGAACCCGGTCTTCGCGTACCACGCGGTGTTCAATCCGGACCGGGAGCAGGTCGCGGAGTTCGCCGCGCGGTACCGGGCCGGCCGGATCGGTGACGTGGAGGTCAAGGAGGCCCTGGCGGGCGCGCTCAACCGGTTCCTCGACCCGATCCGGGAGCGCCGCGCCCGGATCGAGGCGCAACCCGGGCTGGTCGACCAGCTGATCGTCGAGGGCACCGAACGGACCCGGGAGCGGGTCCGGGCCACCCTGGTGGAGGTCCGCCGGGCAATGGGGTTGACCGCCGCCTACCAGCAGGTCCGCCGCCGGGCCGTCGCGACCGGATCGTCCTGA
- a CDS encoding SCO4848 family membrane protein: MVLSRGWSLFLVGVGAWSWVIWPRFGLAIWNDPRSWGGGAIGEGTPTGFLWIHALLIAASLLIGTVVGALGVRGWRAVRRPVGR; the protein is encoded by the coding sequence ATGGTCTTGTCGCGGGGTTGGTCGCTGTTCCTGGTCGGGGTCGGGGCGTGGAGCTGGGTCATCTGGCCCAGGTTCGGGCTCGCCATCTGGAACGATCCGCGCTCCTGGGGCGGTGGCGCGATCGGCGAGGGGACGCCGACCGGCTTCCTCTGGATTCACGCGCTGTTGATCGCCGCCTCGCTGTTGATCGGCACCGTCGTCGGGGCGCTCGGCGTTCGGGGGTGGCGGGCAGTTCGCCGCCCTGTCGGGCGCTGA
- a CDS encoding NADPH-dependent F420 reductase has product MKIGIIGSGHIGGTLTRRLRSLGHDVTVTNSRGPQSLTELAQETGAVAGTLEQAVQDAEVVVVAIPLLVVPELPAPLFDGKIVVDANNYYPQRDGDIAELLDRSLSSSRWTADHLKGARVVKTFNNIQAAHLMDQGKPAGAGERIALPVAGDDADAKQLVMQLVDALGFDPVDAGTLDESWRQQPDTPVYGTDRDAEGVRQGLADARP; this is encoded by the coding sequence ATGAAGATCGGAATCATTGGTTCGGGGCACATCGGCGGCACCCTCACCCGGCGGCTGCGTTCCCTCGGGCACGACGTGACAGTCACGAACTCGCGGGGGCCGCAGAGCCTGACCGAGCTGGCCCAGGAGACAGGTGCGGTCGCCGGCACCCTCGAGCAGGCCGTCCAGGACGCGGAGGTGGTGGTCGTGGCGATCCCACTGCTCGTGGTGCCCGAGCTGCCGGCACCACTCTTCGACGGCAAGATCGTCGTCGACGCGAACAACTACTACCCGCAGCGTGACGGTGACATCGCCGAGCTGCTCGACCGCAGCCTCAGCTCCAGCCGGTGGACCGCCGATCACCTCAAGGGTGCCCGGGTGGTGAAGACCTTCAACAACATCCAGGCCGCGCACCTGATGGACCAGGGCAAGCCCGCTGGCGCCGGTGAGCGGATCGCGCTGCCGGTGGCCGGTGACGACGCCGACGCCAAGCAACTGGTGATGCAGCTCGTCGACGCGCTCGGCTTCGACCCGGTGGACGCGGGCACCCTCGACGAGAGCTGGCGGCAGCAGCCAGACACCCCCGTCTACGGCACCGACCGGGATGCCGAGGGCGTCCGCCAGGGACTCGCCGACGCCCGTCCCTGA